Proteins from a single region of Amycolatopsis sp. CA-230715:
- a CDS encoding bifunctional [glutamine synthetase] adenylyltransferase/[glutamine synthetase]-adenylyl-L-tyrosine phosphorylase, whose amino-acid sequence MAERVRPTASAARYGFTDDRADAQLRAAGWWTDTGPAEGAAPVLTALSRSADPDLALRGFDRIREADESGWAVLTAALDEDPVLRARLISVLGTSSALADFLAASPGRWRRLAERKLTRAEDYAPTLLSAVEEEGLSEADAEQALRFEYRGLLLEIAAADLCGTVEPSLAHPSYGDVAGWLTALAEAALTAGLALARHITRSGDEARLAVIAMGKCGGRELNYVSDVDVIFVADGDLQLATRVASTMMRIVGKACFEVDANLRPEGKAGALVRTLDGHTAYYQKWARTWEFQALLKARPVAGDAELGREYAEMVAPMVWSAADRDNFVPDVQQMRRRVEGHVPSELIERELKLGRGGLRDVEFAVQLLQLVHGRVDTDLHSPSTMDALAALGNGGYVGRSDAAELEASYEFLRTVEHRLQLRKLLRTHLFPDASEKDELRVLARAMGLRPTKGKGEGQLLLAEFRRHAQRIRRLHEKLFYRPLLQSVANVPTEALRLTTKQASSRLAALGYAAPDGALQHIKALTAGVSRRASIQEALLPVLLDLFADTPDPDRGLLSYRKVSEALEETPWYLRVLRDEGAVVERLAFLLGTSKLVPDLLARAPEVLQLLGDPERLAGRSPDEVATSLRATARRQPGLNASVAAARSLRRHELLRVASADLLGLLDVPAVCRALSKVWAAVLQSALAAAVRKRDAELGTTPAKITVIAMGRLGGAELGYGSDADVLFVCEAAEGVSDSDAVRYASSVAETVRKALGAPTADPALVVDADLRPEGRNGPLVRTLESYRAYYQRWGEVWEAQALLRARFAAGDPELGDRFLEMIGPIRYPEGGLDATKAREVRRIKARVETERMPRGADPTRHTKLGRGGLADVEWTVQLLQLQHAHEVPGLRTASTVDALRALAEAGLAEQADVESLTEAWLLATRVRNAGMLVRGKAVDEVPSSGRDLASVARVLGYSADDDPGEFLDTYRKVTRRAHGVVEHLFYET is encoded by the coding sequence ATGGCAGAACGAGTCCGGCCGACCGCGTCCGCGGCGAGATACGGCTTCACCGACGACCGCGCCGACGCGCAGCTCCGCGCCGCGGGCTGGTGGACCGACACCGGCCCCGCCGAGGGGGCCGCCCCGGTGCTGACAGCGCTGTCCCGCAGCGCCGATCCCGATCTCGCGTTGCGGGGTTTCGACCGCATCAGAGAGGCCGACGAGTCGGGCTGGGCGGTGCTGACCGCGGCGCTCGACGAAGATCCCGTGCTGCGCGCCAGGTTGATCAGCGTGCTCGGCACCTCCAGCGCGCTCGCGGACTTCCTCGCCGCTTCACCCGGCCGTTGGCGTCGCCTGGCCGAGCGGAAGCTGACCAGGGCCGAGGACTACGCGCCGACGCTGCTGTCCGCCGTCGAGGAAGAGGGCCTGAGCGAAGCGGACGCCGAGCAGGCACTGCGCTTCGAGTATCGCGGGCTGCTGCTCGAGATCGCGGCCGCCGATCTTTGCGGCACGGTCGAGCCTTCCTTGGCCCACCCCTCCTACGGTGACGTCGCCGGCTGGCTGACCGCGCTCGCCGAGGCGGCGCTGACGGCGGGGCTCGCGCTCGCGCGGCACATCACCCGCTCCGGCGACGAGGCGCGGCTCGCGGTGATCGCGATGGGTAAGTGCGGTGGCCGGGAGCTCAACTACGTCAGCGACGTCGACGTCATCTTCGTCGCCGACGGCGACCTCCAGCTCGCCACGCGGGTCGCGAGCACGATGATGCGGATCGTCGGCAAGGCGTGCTTCGAGGTCGACGCCAACCTGCGGCCGGAGGGCAAGGCGGGCGCGCTCGTGCGCACGCTCGACGGGCACACGGCCTACTACCAGAAATGGGCGCGCACCTGGGAGTTCCAGGCGCTGCTGAAGGCGAGGCCGGTCGCGGGCGACGCCGAACTGGGCCGGGAGTACGCCGAGATGGTCGCCCCGATGGTGTGGTCGGCGGCCGACCGCGACAACTTCGTGCCCGACGTCCAGCAGATGCGCCGCAGGGTCGAGGGCCACGTGCCTTCGGAACTCATCGAGCGCGAGCTCAAGCTCGGCAGGGGCGGGCTGCGTGACGTCGAGTTCGCGGTGCAGCTGTTGCAACTCGTGCACGGCAGGGTCGACACCGATCTCCACTCGCCGTCCACAATGGACGCACTGGCCGCGCTCGGGAACGGCGGCTACGTCGGCAGGTCCGACGCGGCCGAACTCGAGGCGTCGTACGAATTCCTGCGAACCGTGGAGCACCGGCTGCAGCTGAGGAAGCTGCTCCGCACACACCTGTTCCCCGATGCGTCCGAAAAGGACGAACTGCGGGTGCTGGCGAGGGCGATGGGATTGCGGCCCACCAAAGGGAAGGGCGAGGGGCAGCTGCTGCTCGCCGAGTTCCGCCGTCACGCGCAGCGGATCCGGCGCCTGCACGAAAAACTGTTCTACCGGCCACTGCTGCAGTCCGTCGCGAACGTGCCGACGGAAGCGTTGCGGCTGACCACGAAACAGGCGTCGAGCAGGCTCGCCGCGCTCGGGTACGCGGCACCGGACGGTGCGCTGCAACACATCAAGGCGCTCACCGCGGGTGTGTCGAGGCGCGCTTCGATCCAGGAAGCGCTGCTCCCGGTGCTGCTCGACCTGTTCGCCGACACCCCCGATCCCGACCGTGGCCTGCTGTCCTACCGGAAAGTGTCCGAGGCGCTCGAGGAAACCCCTTGGTACTTAAGGGTTCTTCGCGACGAAGGCGCTGTCGTCGAGCGGCTCGCGTTCCTGCTCGGCACTTCGAAACTGGTGCCGGACCTGCTCGCCAGGGCGCCCGAGGTGCTGCAACTCCTCGGCGACCCCGAGCGGCTCGCCGGGCGTTCACCCGACGAGGTCGCCACGTCCCTTCGCGCCACCGCGCGGCGGCAGCCCGGCCTCAACGCGTCCGTCGCGGCGGCCCGTTCGCTGCGGCGCCACGAACTGCTGCGCGTCGCTTCGGCGGATCTGCTCGGCCTGCTCGACGTGCCCGCGGTGTGCCGTGCGCTGTCGAAGGTGTGGGCCGCCGTGCTGCAGTCCGCGCTCGCGGCGGCGGTGCGGAAGCGCGACGCGGAACTCGGCACCACACCGGCGAAGATCACCGTCATCGCGATGGGACGGCTCGGCGGGGCGGAACTCGGCTACGGCTCCGACGCGGACGTGCTGTTCGTGTGCGAGGCAGCGGAAGGCGTCTCGGACTCCGATGCCGTCCGGTACGCCTCGTCCGTCGCCGAAACCGTCCGCAAGGCGCTCGGCGCGCCGACCGCGGATCCGGCGCTGGTCGTCGACGCGGATCTCCGCCCGGAGGGGCGCAACGGCCCGCTCGTGCGCACCCTCGAGTCCTACCGCGCCTACTACCAGCGCTGGGGCGAGGTCTGGGAAGCGCAGGCGCTGCTGCGGGCCAGGTTCGCGGCGGGAGATCCCGAACTCGGCGACCGGTTCCTCGAAATGATCGGCCCGATCCGCTATCCCGAAGGCGGGCTCGACGCGACGAAGGCCCGCGAAGTCCGCCGCATCAAGGCGCGCGTCGAAACCGAGCGGATGCCGCGCGGCGCCGATCCGACCCGGCACACCAAGCTCGGCCGCGGTGGTCTCGCCGATGTCGAGTGGACGGTCCAGCTCCTGCAGCTCCAGCACGCGCACGAGGTGCCGGGCCTGCGCACTGCGTCCACAGTGGACGCTCTGCGCGCGTTGGCCGAAGCGGGGCTGGCCGAGCAGGCCGACGTCGAGTCACTCACCGAGGCGTGGCTGCTGGCGACGAGGGTGCGCAACGCCGGGATGCTGGTGCGGGGCAAGGCCGTCGACGAGGTGCCCAGCTCCGGCCGCGACCTCGCCTCCGTCGCGCGCGTGCTCGGCTACTCCGCGGACGACGACCCCGGTGAGTTCCTCGACACGTATCGCAAGGTCACCCGCCGGGCTCACGGTGTCGTCGAGCACCTGTTCTACGAAACCTGA
- a CDS encoding inorganic phosphate transporter — protein MDPTLLVVVVVATALVFDFTNGFHDTANAMATSIATGALRPRTATALSAVLNLAGAFLSIEVAKTISSGLVDDSKVGPAIVFGGLIGAIVWNLFTWFVGLPSSSSHALFGGLIGATWVAAGSGSVHFSKIVEKVLVPAAASPVIAGVVAMAVTYLVYRVIRAKRGGRAGTGFRAGQIVSASLVSLAHGTNDAQKTMGIITLTLVTSGHLAPGSAPPTWVILSAALALALGTYLGGWRITHTLGKGLTDIEGPQGFAAQTSSAAVILVSSHLGFPLSTTHVCSGGVLGSGLGRREAPVRWGLAGRMVIAWLFTLPAAAVVGAIAGKFASMGSAGTIGVGVVGIGFGIGIYLLSRRKPITAHSFTVPEPTPPDHDGRSRLSV, from the coding sequence GTGGACCCCACGCTACTGGTCGTCGTCGTGGTCGCCACGGCGTTGGTCTTCGACTTCACCAATGGCTTTCACGACACGGCAAACGCGATGGCCACGTCGATCGCCACCGGTGCGCTCAGACCCCGTACCGCGACCGCGCTTTCCGCCGTGCTCAACCTCGCGGGCGCCTTTCTGTCCATTGAGGTCGCCAAGACCATCTCCAGTGGACTCGTCGACGACAGCAAGGTCGGGCCCGCGATCGTGTTCGGCGGCCTGATCGGGGCGATCGTCTGGAACCTGTTCACCTGGTTCGTCGGGCTCCCGTCCAGCTCGTCGCACGCGTTGTTCGGCGGACTCATCGGCGCGACCTGGGTCGCCGCGGGCAGCGGCTCGGTGCACTTCTCGAAGATCGTGGAGAAGGTGCTCGTACCGGCGGCCGCGTCACCGGTGATCGCGGGCGTGGTCGCGATGGCGGTCACGTACCTGGTCTACCGGGTGATCAGGGCCAAACGCGGCGGACGAGCCGGTACCGGGTTCCGCGCGGGGCAGATCGTTTCCGCCTCGCTGGTTTCGCTCGCGCACGGCACCAACGACGCGCAGAAGACGATGGGCATCATCACGCTCACGCTGGTCACCTCCGGGCACCTCGCGCCGGGCTCCGCGCCGCCGACCTGGGTCATCCTCAGCGCCGCGCTCGCGCTGGCGCTGGGCACGTACCTCGGTGGCTGGCGCATCACGCACACACTCGGCAAGGGACTCACCGACATCGAAGGCCCGCAGGGGTTCGCGGCGCAGACCAGTTCCGCCGCGGTGATCCTGGTGTCGTCACACCTCGGGTTCCCGCTCTCCACCACGCACGTGTGCTCCGGCGGTGTGCTCGGCTCCGGGCTCGGCAGGCGGGAGGCGCCGGTGCGGTGGGGGCTCGCCGGCCGGATGGTGATCGCGTGGCTGTTCACGCTGCCCGCGGCGGCCGTCGTGGGCGCGATCGCGGGCAAGTTCGCCTCGATGGGTTCGGCGGGCACCATCGGGGTCGGGGTCGTCGGCATCGGGTTCGGGATCGGCATCTACCTCCTGTCCCGCCGGAAGCCGATCACCGCGCACAGCTTCACCGTCCCGGAACCGACCCCGCCCGATCACGACGGCAGGTCACGGCTCTCCGTCTGA
- a CDS encoding type 1 glutamine amidotransferase, which produces MTAPRLLIIQPDETDPVGPLGEWLTGAGAELDIRLPPRDELPDDLAEHQGVICLGGGMDVDDDMHPWLKQVRRLLGLAAGTGTPTLGICLGAQLLAVATGGRVERGKDGPEVGGALVSKKDTAWTDPLFADLPLMPDVLQFHQDVIAFLPPGAELLASAPRYPNQAFRLNRCVYGVQFHIETTPEVVQSWAADEPDLAAFGRSSAFETDSLTQVHADIADTWRPFAERFVHLVDGKLSPAQGTRNSLPLV; this is translated from the coding sequence GTGACTGCGCCACGACTGCTGATCATCCAGCCGGACGAGACCGATCCGGTCGGCCCGCTCGGTGAATGGCTGACCGGGGCGGGAGCTGAGCTCGACATCCGGCTCCCGCCCCGCGACGAACTGCCGGACGACCTTGCCGAGCACCAGGGCGTGATCTGCCTCGGCGGCGGCATGGACGTCGACGACGACATGCACCCCTGGCTGAAGCAAGTGCGCAGGCTGCTCGGCCTCGCCGCGGGCACCGGGACGCCGACGCTCGGGATCTGCCTCGGAGCGCAGCTGCTCGCGGTGGCGACCGGGGGCAGGGTCGAGCGCGGAAAGGACGGCCCCGAGGTCGGTGGCGCGCTCGTGTCGAAAAAGGACACCGCGTGGACGGACCCGCTCTTCGCGGACCTCCCGCTCATGCCGGATGTCCTGCAGTTCCACCAGGACGTCATCGCGTTCCTCCCGCCGGGTGCCGAACTGCTCGCCTCCGCGCCGCGATACCCGAACCAGGCGTTTCGGTTGAACCGCTGCGTTTACGGCGTGCAGTTCCACATCGAGACCACCCCGGAGGTCGTGCAGAGCTGGGCGGCGGACGAACCCGACCTCGCCGCCTTCGGCCGTTCGAGTGCATTCGAGACGGACAGCCTCACCCAGGTGCACGCCGATATCGCTGATACGTGGCGGCCCTTCGCGGAACGGTTCGTCCACCTGGTCGATGGGAAGCTCTCCCCCGCACAGGGGACCCGGAACTCGTTGCCCCTGGTATGA
- a CDS encoding rhodanese-like domain-containing protein, with translation MTNPARVLTFPAATPSAAVARFGAELEFEVDPDDLARDLADGARRGYAVVETRAPEAFAAAHIPGAINLPYRTLTAESTRDLDPGLVYICYCESIFCNAATKGALALARLGFRVKRLSGGITAWTAAGYPVEGAGTTVTCAC, from the coding sequence ATGACGAATCCCGCACGCGTACTCACCTTCCCCGCTGCCACGCCCAGCGCCGCTGTGGCGCGGTTCGGCGCCGAACTCGAGTTCGAAGTCGACCCCGACGACCTCGCCCGCGACCTGGCCGACGGCGCCCGTCGCGGATACGCGGTGGTCGAGACCAGAGCCCCGGAGGCGTTCGCGGCGGCTCACATCCCCGGCGCGATCAACCTCCCGTACCGCACGCTGACCGCGGAGAGCACTCGCGATCTCGACCCCGGCCTCGTGTACATCTGTTACTGCGAAAGCATTTTCTGCAACGCCGCGACCAAGGGCGCGCTCGCGCTCGCCCGCCTCGGGTTCCGCGTCAAGCGGCTCTCCGGCGGGATCACCGCCTGGACTGCGGCCGGGTACCCCGTCGAAGGAGCCGGCACCACCGTCACGTGCGCCTGCTGA
- a CDS encoding Lrp/AsnC family transcriptional regulator: MDLDDIDRRLIELLQDDGRLSYTELGRRVSLSAPAVTERVRRLEERGVITGYTARVDTTKLGLPIEAIVRVRVRSLDGPRFRETILPLPAVVAADHVTGEECWFLRVLCASTGALEEFVERAQRYGETSTSLVFSSPVRDRAVGAPSRS, translated from the coding sequence GTGGACCTCGACGACATCGATCGGCGGCTGATCGAGCTCCTGCAGGACGACGGCAGGCTCAGCTACACCGAGCTGGGACGGCGTGTGTCACTGTCCGCCCCCGCGGTGACCGAGCGGGTGCGCCGCCTGGAAGAGCGCGGTGTGATCACCGGTTACACAGCGCGGGTGGACACGACGAAACTAGGCCTGCCGATCGAAGCCATCGTCCGGGTCAGGGTCCGCAGCCTCGACGGGCCGCGGTTCCGGGAGACGATCCTCCCGCTGCCGGCCGTGGTCGCCGCCGATCACGTCACCGGCGAAGAATGCTGGTTCCTGCGGGTGCTCTGCGCGAGCACCGGCGCGCTGGAGGAGTTCGTGGAGCGAGCGCAGCGGTACGGCGAGACGAGTACCTCGCTCGTGTTCTCGTCCCCGGTACGCGACCGAGCCGTAGGCGCGCCTTCACGGAGCTGA